A window from Deinococcus koreensis encodes these proteins:
- a CDS encoding TetR/AcrR family transcriptional regulator yields the protein MTHLPVPETDRPPDPTPDPRPDPRPRLSRELVLRTALQLADRDGIGALTMRKLAQALGVEAMSLYHHVANKGRLLDGVIDLVFAEIELPAPHEDWRTALRARSISAHAALIRHPWAIGLMESRSAPGPATLRHHDAVLGCLRAGGFSLPATAHAYSLLDSYIYGFALQQINLPFDTSAQAAPVAEVMLAEMAPGDYPFLTEMATDHVLQPGYAYADEYTIGLDLILDGIERLRGGAD from the coding sequence ATGACACATCTGCCCGTCCCCGAGACCGACCGGCCACCCGACCCCACGCCCGATCCCCGCCCCGACCCCAGGCCGCGCCTGAGCCGGGAACTCGTCCTGCGAACCGCCCTGCAGCTGGCCGACCGGGACGGCATCGGCGCCCTCACCATGCGGAAGCTGGCCCAGGCTCTCGGCGTGGAGGCCATGTCGCTCTATCACCACGTCGCGAACAAGGGAAGGCTGCTCGACGGCGTGATCGATCTGGTGTTCGCGGAGATCGAGCTGCCGGCTCCACACGAGGACTGGAGAACCGCCCTGCGGGCCCGGTCGATCTCGGCCCACGCGGCGCTCATCCGCCATCCCTGGGCCATCGGCCTGATGGAGTCCCGCAGCGCGCCCGGCCCCGCCACCCTCCGCCACCACGACGCGGTGCTCGGCTGCCTGAGGGCAGGCGGCTTCTCGCTTCCGGCGACGGCGCATGCCTATTCGCTGCTGGACAGCTACATCTACGGCTTCGCGCTCCAGCAGATCAACCTGCCCTTCGACACCTCCGCTCAGGCCGCGCCGGTCGCGGAGGTCATGCTGGCCGAAATGGCCCCCGGCGACTACCCCTTTCTGACGGAGATGGCCACCGACCACGTGCTCCAGCCTGGATACGCCTACGCCGACGAGTACACCATCGGCCTCGATCTGATCCTCGACGGAATCGAGCGGCTGCGCGGCGGCGCGGACTGA
- a CDS encoding sensor domain-containing diguanylate cyclase yields the protein MRALSLSPRLVAWLPLALTPLYLLLVWSLAPVLGPAVGIPSLIWAPAGAYVFGLRGGLILAAGAIAAHELTFHVRVEKMPDYTLVRDLIGNTVMLLLVGVSGGLRELLRRLRRLEAAVHSTQEGIAVTDLELGEAGPRLRFANASFLRESGVRTGAPALARYAAQIDAAWRHDLQAALHGGQPFVRQLRMPASGDRAERVVELSIDLVRDRAGRPTELVLVQRDVTAYKRLEQRLAHQAQHDSLTGLPNRLAFETRLHSQIRDSPDAPFAVLLLDLDGFKTVNDTLGHDAGDALLVDVSQRLKAAVRSGDLVARLGGDEFVVITSPLSQDADARPLAERLLAAFREPFEVRARFLALHASVGVSLWPAHGPDSSSLFKHADVAMYAAKQRGRNGVYVFTPAPPEEALG from the coding sequence ATGCGCGCCTTGTCCCTGTCTCCCCGTCTCGTCGCCTGGCTGCCGCTGGCCCTCACCCCGCTGTATCTGCTGCTGGTCTGGTCGCTTGCCCCCGTGCTCGGCCCGGCTGTCGGCATCCCCTCGCTGATCTGGGCGCCGGCCGGTGCCTACGTGTTCGGCCTGCGCGGTGGCCTCATCCTCGCGGCGGGCGCCATCGCCGCGCACGAACTGACCTTCCACGTCCGGGTCGAGAAGATGCCCGACTACACGCTGGTGCGCGACCTGATCGGCAACACCGTCATGCTGCTGCTGGTCGGCGTGAGTGGCGGCCTGCGGGAGCTGCTGCGCCGGCTGCGCCGACTGGAGGCGGCCGTCCACAGCACCCAGGAGGGGATCGCCGTGACCGATCTGGAGCTGGGGGAGGCGGGGCCGCGGCTGCGCTTCGCCAACGCCAGCTTTCTGCGGGAGTCGGGCGTGCGGACAGGCGCGCCCGCCCTGGCCCGTTACGCCGCCCAGATCGACGCGGCCTGGCGCCACGACCTGCAGGCCGCGCTGCACGGCGGCCAGCCCTTCGTGCGGCAACTGAGGATGCCGGCCAGCGGAGACAGGGCCGAGCGGGTGGTGGAACTCAGCATCGATCTTGTCCGTGACCGCGCCGGCCGCCCCACCGAGCTGGTGCTGGTGCAGCGCGACGTCACGGCGTACAAGCGGCTGGAACAGCGCCTGGCGCATCAGGCCCAGCACGACTCGCTGACCGGGCTGCCCAACCGGCTGGCCTTCGAGACCCGCCTTCACTCGCAGATCCGGGATTCCCCCGACGCCCCCTTCGCTGTCCTGCTGCTCGATCTCGACGGCTTCAAGACCGTCAACGACACCCTGGGCCACGATGCCGGCGACGCCCTGCTGGTGGACGTGAGCCAGCGTCTGAAGGCCGCCGTTCGCAGCGGCGATCTGGTGGCCCGGCTGGGAGGTGACGAATTCGTGGTGATCACCTCGCCGCTGTCGCAGGACGCCGATGCCCGGCCCCTGGCCGAGCGCCTGCTCGCCGCCTTCCGCGAGCCCTTCGAGGTGCGTGCCCGGTTCCTGGCCCTCCACGCCTCGGTCGGGGTCAGTCTATGGCCGGCCCACGGCCCGGACAGCTCCAGCCTGTTCAAGCACGCGGACGTCGCCATGTACGCCGCCAAACAGCGGGGCCGCAACGGCGTCTACGTGTTCACGCCGGCCCCGCCTGAAGAGGCGCTGGGATGA
- a CDS encoding acyltransferase family protein, with the protein MTSVTRTLSYRPELDGIRALAVLSVIFYHFDLPPFRGGYIGVDIFFVISGYLITGLIRQQLETGSFSFRNFYVRRFRRLIPASITVILGTSLLAGALFSSEMLAEHGKLSVASALSLANRELYFSSGYFDADAVTKPLLHMWSLSVEEQFYLVWPALLVLALRFLGHRTSAVLIAALSVVTAVACVYYTQSRPPAAFYLTPLRMFEFGIGALLLWLPLRLEERWGRISGLVGLAGLLLMACLLTAESTFPGTNAVWVALLSAALIHGSRSGAVHRLLRHPVAVFTGLISYSLYLVHWPVFVFYRFIVERPLTGVDRLALLALTVGLSLALYTWVERPFRVGSRASRRPAHLALVGVLYMTVLGSGVTAMRTHGFPERTRVAGTLPPTSADLQAIQDEACHEGAEPLVTCSSAADRAPTLYVWGDSHALHLNLGLVQARPARNVKVLYKSACVPLWGVSDLPYPRSRASRRECAQHNVEALTFLKGLPPTTIVLAARWKNYLNTPARERIGVAALKELVTDLQARGHQVLVVGNVIEPGTEVINCLRSPDTRLTPRSRCRPFETMQQRSAAINVALGALEPTFLDPTPLFCVPECRVALGQTLLFRDGHHLSDEGSSMVAQAIVRALQPPLATPGQ; encoded by the coding sequence ATGACCTCAGTCACGCGCACCCTGAGCTACCGCCCGGAACTGGACGGCATCCGCGCCCTGGCCGTTCTGAGCGTCATCTTCTACCACTTCGACCTTCCACCCTTCCGGGGCGGGTATATCGGGGTCGATATCTTCTTCGTGATCTCCGGCTACCTGATCACGGGGCTGATCCGGCAGCAGCTGGAGACCGGCTCATTTTCGTTCAGGAACTTCTATGTCCGGCGCTTCCGGCGGCTGATTCCAGCTTCCATCACCGTGATCCTGGGCACGAGCCTGCTGGCGGGGGCGCTCTTCTCGTCCGAGATGCTGGCCGAGCACGGAAAACTCAGCGTGGCCTCCGCCTTGTCGCTGGCCAACCGGGAGCTGTACTTCTCCTCCGGCTATTTCGATGCCGACGCCGTGACCAAGCCGCTGCTGCACATGTGGTCGCTCAGCGTGGAGGAGCAGTTCTATCTGGTCTGGCCGGCCCTGCTGGTGCTGGCGCTGCGCTTCCTGGGGCATCGGACGAGCGCCGTGCTGATTGCCGCCCTGAGCGTGGTCACGGCCGTGGCCTGCGTGTACTACACCCAGAGCCGCCCACCGGCCGCCTTCTACCTGACGCCCCTGCGGATGTTCGAGTTCGGGATCGGCGCCCTGCTGCTCTGGCTGCCGCTGCGGCTTGAGGAACGCTGGGGCCGGATCAGCGGTCTGGTGGGGCTCGCGGGCCTGCTGCTGATGGCCTGTCTCCTCACCGCCGAGTCCACCTTTCCGGGCACCAACGCTGTCTGGGTGGCGCTGCTGAGTGCGGCCCTGATCCACGGCAGCCGCAGCGGGGCGGTTCACCGGCTGCTCCGGCACCCGGTCGCGGTCTTCACCGGGCTGATCAGCTATTCGCTGTACCTCGTCCACTGGCCGGTCTTCGTGTTCTACCGGTTCATCGTGGAGCGGCCGCTGACCGGGGTGGATCGCCTCGCGCTGCTGGCCCTGACGGTGGGGCTGTCGCTCGCGCTGTATACCTGGGTGGAACGTCCCTTCCGGGTGGGTTCTCGGGCCTCCAGGCGCCCCGCCCACCTGGCCCTGGTGGGCGTGCTGTACATGACCGTGCTGGGCTCGGGAGTCACGGCCATGCGGACGCACGGCTTTCCGGAACGGACGCGGGTCGCGGGGACGCTGCCACCGACCTCGGCAGACCTTCAGGCCATTCAGGACGAGGCCTGCCATGAAGGCGCCGAGCCCCTGGTGACCTGCTCCTCCGCGGCCGACAGGGCACCCACGCTGTACGTCTGGGGAGACTCCCACGCGCTCCACCTGAACCTCGGGCTGGTGCAGGCGCGGCCCGCCCGGAACGTCAAGGTGCTATACAAGTCGGCCTGCGTGCCCCTGTGGGGCGTGTCCGACCTGCCCTACCCACGTTCCCGGGCTTCCCGGCGCGAGTGCGCGCAGCACAACGTCGAGGCCCTGACCTTTCTGAAGGGCCTTCCCCCGACAACCATCGTGCTGGCGGCCCGCTGGAAGAACTATCTGAATACTCCGGCCCGGGAACGGATCGGGGTGGCGGCACTGAAGGAGCTGGTCACGGATCTGCAGGCCCGCGGCCATCAGGTGCTCGTGGTGGGCAATGTCATCGAGCCCGGCACCGAAGTCATCAACTGCCTGCGATCCCCCGACACCCGGCTCACTCCCCGGTCGCGCTGCCGACCCTTCGAGACCATGCAACAACGGTCGGCAGCGATCAACGTCGCCCTGGGGGCTCTCGAGCCCACCTTCCTCGACCCGACACCACTGTTCTGCGTGCCAGAGTGCCGCGTCGCGCTCGGCCAGACGCTGCTCTTCCGGGACGGCCACCACCTCTCGGACGAGGGTTCCAGCATGGTGGCCCAGGCCATCGTCCGGGCCCTGCAGCCCCCACTGGCGACGCCGGGCCAGTGA
- a CDS encoding DUF4388 domain-containing protein — translation MTGAPPSHPTILSGLLLPGDNSLPMLLDYLHQCERNGALLIHTAHGPAHLYFQAGQLLHAQFQGHAGLPAIAVLMQVQDQAAFTFQLNRDSPERSITTTLGHLLMNAAQILDEGHAPPLDLTPATTAPPGAPAPAAPATGTYAPPPAGPPDEAPVSPTPAAPGEPEITYDLVPALLFSAEQLGAGSDAHRRLLRAVNARRSVADLARHSGLSLDEVTRLLRLHLTRGEVTLGPPLLHQKFWIELLRLTNTVAGKEGDQIIQDALKRIGAAPGAIPVGRGRAFLKTVEQGVGEAGSARRVAFSRGCYQLRMMILNATNTTEEDWNEPDVR, via the coding sequence GTGACCGGCGCCCCGCCCTCCCATCCGACCATTCTCAGCGGCCTGCTGCTGCCGGGCGACAACAGCCTGCCCATGCTGCTCGATTACCTGCACCAGTGCGAGCGCAATGGCGCGCTGCTCATCCACACGGCCCACGGGCCGGCACACCTCTACTTCCAGGCCGGGCAGCTGCTGCACGCCCAGTTCCAGGGACACGCCGGGCTGCCCGCCATCGCCGTGCTCATGCAGGTGCAGGATCAGGCGGCCTTCACGTTTCAGCTGAACCGGGACAGTCCCGAGCGCAGCATCACGACCACGCTCGGGCACCTGTTGATGAACGCCGCTCAGATCCTCGACGAGGGGCACGCCCCCCCGCTCGATCTGACACCGGCCACGACCGCGCCCCCCGGAGCCCCTGCCCCTGCTGCCCCGGCTACGGGCACGTATGCCCCTCCTCCTGCCGGGCCCCCCGACGAGGCTCCGGTCAGCCCCACCCCGGCTGCGCCCGGCGAGCCGGAGATCACCTACGATCTGGTGCCCGCCCTGCTGTTCAGCGCCGAACAGCTGGGTGCCGGCAGCGACGCCCACCGCCGCCTGCTGCGCGCCGTTAATGCGCGGCGCAGCGTCGCCGACCTCGCCCGGCACAGTGGCCTGAGCCTGGACGAGGTGACCCGGCTGCTGCGCCTGCACCTTACGCGCGGGGAAGTCACGCTCGGCCCGCCGCTGCTGCACCAGAAATTCTGGATCGAGCTGCTGCGGCTGACCAACACGGTCGCCGGGAAGGAGGGCGATCAGATCATCCAGGACGCCCTGAAACGGATCGGTGCCGCCCCTGGCGCGATTCCCGTCGGGCGGGGCCGCGCGTTCCTGAAGACCGTCGAGCAGGGGGTCGGGGAGGCGGGTTCCGCACGGCGCGTGGCCTTCAGCCGGGGCTGCTACCAGCTCCGCATGATGATCCTCAATGCCACCAACACCACCGAGGAAGACTGGAACGAGCCCGACGTCAGGTGA
- a CDS encoding alpha/beta fold hydrolase, translated as MTSPHADLTFVLLHGFGTSGRVWHRVAEQLGQGRTLCPDLPGFGAAGEPDGASSNASTVAQMADHVQTVIEAASVGAFVLVGHSMGAKVAVELAARAPVGLAGLALVAPSPPGGEPMTDQDRRELKAAWNDPDRLRALYGRITRRPLSGDDLQALLLDGQRARLAAWLAWPDAGSREDLSHRARAVRVPTLVIASRDDPAISFETIEQDVVPLFPALERTTLTGVGHLSPLEAPGELSAALLAWSRRLPEPQG; from the coding sequence ATGACGAGCCCGCACGCTGACCTGACGTTCGTGCTGCTGCACGGGTTCGGGACGTCCGGACGGGTGTGGCACCGGGTCGCGGAGCAGCTGGGACAGGGGCGCACGCTCTGTCCCGACCTGCCGGGCTTCGGCGCAGCGGGCGAGCCGGACGGTGCCTCATCGAACGCCAGCACCGTGGCCCAGATGGCAGATCACGTCCAGACGGTCATCGAGGCCGCTTCCGTGGGCGCGTTCGTGCTCGTGGGGCACTCCATGGGGGCCAAAGTCGCCGTGGAACTCGCGGCGCGCGCCCCCGTTGGACTCGCCGGGCTGGCCCTGGTGGCTCCGTCCCCGCCGGGGGGTGAGCCCATGACCGACCAGGATCGCCGCGAGCTGAAGGCCGCCTGGAACGATCCGGACAGGCTGCGCGCCCTGTACGGCCGCATCACCCGCCGTCCGCTGAGCGGCGACGACCTGCAGGCACTTCTCCTCGACGGGCAACGGGCGCGGCTGGCCGCCTGGCTCGCGTGGCCGGACGCGGGCAGCCGTGAAGACCTGAGCCACCGGGCGCGGGCCGTCCGGGTGCCCACCCTGGTCATCGCTTCACGGGACGATCCGGCCATCTCCTTCGAGACGATTGAGCAGGACGTGGTGCCGCTGTTCCCAGCCCTGGAGCGGACGACCCTGACGGGCGTGGGCCACCTCTCCCCGCTGGAGGCCCCGGGGGAGCTGAGCGCCGCACTCCTGGCGTGGAGCCGCCGCCTGCCGGAGCCCCAGGGCTGA
- a CDS encoding sensor histidine kinase: MSAQTARQTLRAAPRWRPGERPGIGITLLTIAALLLLKATDLRVPYPGGFLFLAVVATTFVGGVRAGLAGAALAWLYSAYNVADALLPPRFSQDDLDRLWPLGVTYPAIAVLVGRLHSRARERAERLAALNVTLERQVAERTQALQTAEARLRGVVSGAPVILFALDTDGRHTFVDGQGLSSLGVSPQALLGQSAFEVHAGNPVALAALDRALAGEPMREVLRWEEKAFEVRLSPQQDAGGRVSGVLGVATDITELQRSDEELRRALSDLERFAHAASHDLREPLRAISSFTEILRTRHAGGLNDRGVMALGQVEVAARRLGTLIDGLDTYTQLGVPQRVPVALSGVLAAVRPGLGEPGQRAIRVQGPLPVVLGDAAQLAQVLGELLGNALTFTRPGVPPEVQLRATRDGACWRIDVTDNGVVMETQYLERIFVMFQRLQGRDVHEGSGLGLALCRRVIERHGGRLWAKSVPGQGSTFSFTLPAAEPSVNRPV, encoded by the coding sequence ATGAGCGCCCAGACCGCCCGCCAGACGCTCCGTGCAGCCCCGCGCTGGCGGCCCGGCGAGCGCCCAGGGATCGGCATCACGCTCCTGACCATCGCCGCGCTGCTGCTGCTGAAGGCCACCGACCTGCGCGTGCCGTATCCGGGCGGCTTCCTCTTCCTCGCCGTGGTGGCCACGACCTTTGTCGGCGGCGTGCGCGCCGGGCTCGCGGGCGCGGCCCTCGCCTGGCTCTATTCGGCCTACAACGTCGCCGATGCGCTCCTGCCCCCGCGGTTCTCCCAGGACGACCTCGACCGGCTGTGGCCCCTGGGCGTGACCTACCCGGCCATCGCCGTGCTGGTAGGCCGGCTGCACAGCCGCGCCCGGGAGCGCGCCGAGCGGCTGGCCGCGCTGAACGTGACCCTGGAACGCCAGGTCGCCGAGCGCACCCAGGCCCTTCAGACGGCCGAGGCGCGGCTGCGTGGGGTGGTCAGCGGCGCCCCGGTGATCCTCTTCGCCCTGGACACCGACGGACGGCACACCTTCGTCGACGGCCAGGGCCTGTCCAGCCTCGGGGTCAGCCCCCAGGCTCTGCTGGGCCAGTCGGCCTTCGAGGTACACGCCGGCAATCCGGTGGCGCTCGCGGCGCTGGACAGGGCCCTGGCGGGCGAGCCCATGCGTGAGGTGCTGCGCTGGGAGGAAAAAGCCTTCGAGGTGCGGCTCAGCCCGCAGCAGGACGCCGGGGGCCGGGTGTCCGGCGTGCTGGGGGTGGCCACTGACATCACCGAGCTGCAGCGCTCGGACGAGGAACTGCGCCGCGCCCTGAGCGACCTGGAGCGCTTCGCCCACGCCGCCAGCCACGACCTGCGCGAGCCGCTGCGGGCCATCAGCAGCTTCACCGAGATCCTGCGAACCCGGCACGCGGGCGGGCTGAACGACCGGGGCGTCATGGCCCTGGGGCAGGTCGAGGTCGCGGCCCGGCGTCTGGGCACGCTGATCGACGGCCTGGACACCTACACCCAGCTCGGGGTGCCCCAGCGGGTGCCGGTCGCGCTCTCCGGGGTGCTGGCGGCGGTGCGGCCTGGCCTGGGGGAGCCGGGGCAGCGCGCGATCCGGGTGCAGGGCCCGCTGCCCGTGGTGCTGGGAGACGCCGCCCAGCTCGCTCAGGTGCTGGGCGAACTGCTGGGGAACGCGCTGACCTTCACGCGCCCCGGGGTGCCCCCCGAGGTACAGCTGCGCGCCACGCGGGACGGAGCGTGCTGGCGGATCGACGTGACGGACAACGGCGTGGTCATGGAGACGCAGTATCTGGAGCGGATCTTTGTGATGTTCCAGCGCCTGCAGGGCCGGGACGTACATGAGGGCAGCGGCCTGGGGCTGGCGCTGTGCCGCCGCGTGATCGAGCGGCATGGCGGCCGGCTGTGGGCGAAGAGCGTGCCCGGTCAGGGCAGCACCTTCTCCTTCACCCTGCCCGCCGCCGAACCCAGCGTCAACCGGCCGGTCTGA
- a CDS encoding sensor histidine kinase, with protein sequence MLDFPLSSDRLFPGTSELAGLMRGLDWSATALGPPAGWPVSLRTMVGVVLGSPWPMIVLWGRELVQLYNDPYRDLMGAKHPAGLGQPTQECWPEVWDFNAPLYEGVQERGESFEFTDQPLVITRHGVEETAYFTLCFSPIYDQARVGGVLVAVQETTARVLAERSLSESTEQLQRRREEVEIRNQALEAFAHLTRELSFETDRLALIQRAQQIVLGLLPAGHALYYEMEHGRWRCRSQVGDLGDERLQAVVDGGLDYTAVDVLRPFTTLQAWYQDQHLPGGDTPADVIRPVGTAASIPVLVGGQPIGVFCVGLFEQRTWTSVDRAVLDTAMFSLTLALERASSVARIADERHKLEVANEDLEAFAYSVSHDLRTPIRHIQGFSQMLRKSLGSRLDDASGRYLQVMDESAGRMNSLIDAMLDLSRTSRQPLDLQPVDLEALAHTVRSELEPEMQGRQVEWFLGPLPLVSGDADLLRQVLLNLFSNALKYTRSRALTRIEVWADERPDSWVITVRDNGVGFDERYKSRLFGVFQRLHREDEFEGTGVGLANVRRIILRHGGRVSAESRLGEGASFCCTLPKVH encoded by the coding sequence ATGCTGGACTTCCCCCTCTCGTCTGACCGCCTGTTTCCCGGCACCAGTGAACTGGCCGGGCTCATGCGCGGCCTGGACTGGTCGGCCACCGCGCTGGGCCCACCCGCCGGCTGGCCGGTCAGTCTGCGGACGATGGTCGGTGTGGTGCTCGGCAGCCCCTGGCCCATGATCGTCCTCTGGGGCAGGGAACTCGTGCAGCTCTACAACGATCCCTACCGCGACCTGATGGGCGCCAAGCACCCGGCCGGACTCGGCCAGCCCACCCAGGAGTGCTGGCCGGAGGTCTGGGATTTCAACGCGCCGCTGTATGAGGGCGTGCAGGAACGCGGGGAGTCCTTCGAGTTCACCGATCAGCCCCTGGTGATCACCCGGCACGGCGTCGAGGAGACGGCCTACTTCACCCTCTGCTTCAGCCCCATCTACGATCAGGCCCGTGTAGGGGGCGTGCTGGTGGCCGTTCAGGAGACCACGGCGCGCGTCCTGGCCGAGCGGAGCCTCTCGGAGAGCACCGAGCAGCTGCAGCGCCGCAGGGAGGAGGTGGAAATCCGCAATCAGGCGCTGGAAGCCTTCGCGCACCTGACCCGGGAGCTGAGCTTCGAGACCGACCGCCTGGCGCTGATCCAGCGGGCGCAACAGATCGTGCTGGGCCTGTTGCCGGCGGGTCACGCGCTCTACTACGAGATGGAACACGGCCGCTGGCGCTGCCGCTCGCAGGTCGGGGATCTGGGAGACGAGCGGCTGCAGGCGGTGGTGGACGGGGGGCTGGACTACACGGCCGTGGACGTGCTGCGGCCGTTCACCACCCTGCAGGCGTGGTACCAGGATCAGCATCTGCCCGGCGGCGACACCCCGGCCGACGTGATTCGCCCTGTCGGCACCGCCGCCTCCATACCCGTGCTGGTGGGTGGACAGCCCATCGGGGTGTTCTGCGTGGGGCTGTTCGAGCAGCGCACGTGGACTTCGGTCGACCGGGCCGTGCTGGACACGGCGATGTTCAGCCTGACCCTGGCCCTGGAGCGGGCCAGCAGCGTGGCCCGGATCGCCGACGAGCGGCACAAGCTGGAGGTCGCCAACGAGGATCTGGAGGCCTTCGCCTACAGCGTCTCACACGACCTGCGAACTCCGATCCGGCATATCCAGGGCTTCAGCCAGATGCTCCGCAAGTCGCTCGGGAGCCGGCTGGACGACGCCTCGGGCCGCTACCTGCAGGTGATGGACGAATCGGCGGGCCGCATGAACTCGCTCATCGACGCCATGCTCGACCTCTCCCGCACCTCGCGCCAGCCCCTCGATCTGCAGCCAGTCGATCTGGAGGCGCTGGCGCACACCGTCCGGAGCGAGCTGGAGCCGGAGATGCAGGGCCGGCAGGTCGAGTGGTTCTTGGGGCCCCTGCCGCTGGTCAGCGGGGACGCCGATCTGCTGCGGCAGGTGCTGCTGAACCTGTTCTCGAACGCCCTGAAATATACGCGCAGCCGGGCCCTTACCCGGATCGAGGTGTGGGCCGACGAGCGGCCGGACAGCTGGGTGATCACCGTGCGGGACAACGGCGTGGGCTTCGACGAGCGCTACAAGTCCAGGCTGTTCGGGGTCTTCCAGCGCCTCCACCGGGAAGATGAGTTCGAGGGCACCGGGGTGGGTCTGGCGAACGTGCGGCGCATCATCCTCAGGCATGGCGGCCGGGTGTCTGCCGAGAGCCGCCTGGGCGAGGGCGCGAGTTTCTGCTGCACCCTGCCGAAAGTCCACTGA
- a CDS encoding AAA family ATPase yields the protein MTTPSPLTPLPAGAVTQAASQLRTLLFEVKKVIVGQDLLLERLLVALLARGHVLVEGVPGLAKTLAIQTTAQAIGARFRRIQFTPDLVPADLIGTRIYNQKTATFEVELGPVFANLILADEINRAPAKIQSALLEAMQERQVTIGTQTFALPDPFLVLATQNPIESEGTYFLPEAQVDRFMFKVVVSYPGFHEEMTIVERVSQALPAVTEQLSGDGLRALQGLADQVYVHPSVTEYAVTLARATRTPGDVGLPDLQRSVAYGASPRASVNLIMGAKALAIVRGREYALPEDVRDLAPEVLRHRIIASYEGLAEELKVEEMVSRIIAAVPLPRVHLGDPHGSPPNGLVRDDLA from the coding sequence ATGACCACTCCCTCTCCCCTGACGCCCCTGCCCGCCGGGGCCGTCACCCAGGCGGCCTCACAGCTCAGGACGCTGCTGTTCGAGGTCAAGAAGGTCATCGTCGGGCAGGATCTGCTGCTGGAGCGGCTGCTGGTCGCCCTGCTCGCCCGGGGGCACGTGCTGGTCGAGGGCGTGCCCGGACTGGCCAAGACGCTGGCGATCCAGACGACCGCCCAGGCCATCGGGGCGCGCTTCCGGCGCATCCAGTTCACGCCGGATCTGGTGCCCGCGGACCTGATCGGCACGCGCATCTACAACCAGAAGACCGCCACCTTCGAGGTCGAACTCGGGCCGGTGTTCGCGAACCTGATCCTGGCCGACGAGATCAACCGGGCGCCGGCCAAGATCCAGTCGGCGCTGCTGGAGGCGATGCAGGAGCGTCAGGTCACCATCGGCACCCAGACCTTCGCCCTGCCCGACCCCTTCCTAGTGCTCGCCACGCAGAACCCCATTGAGTCCGAGGGCACCTACTTCCTGCCCGAGGCGCAGGTCGACCGCTTCATGTTCAAGGTGGTCGTCAGCTATCCGGGCTTCCACGAGGAGATGACCATCGTCGAGCGGGTCTCCCAGGCCCTGCCGGCGGTCACCGAGCAGCTGTCGGGCGACGGGTTGCGGGCGCTGCAGGGCCTGGCGGATCAGGTCTACGTGCACCCGTCGGTCACGGAGTACGCGGTCACCCTGGCGCGGGCCACGCGCACGCCGGGGGACGTCGGGCTGCCCGACCTTCAGCGCTCGGTCGCCTACGGAGCCAGCCCGCGCGCCAGCGTGAACCTGATCATGGGGGCCAAGGCGCTCGCCATCGTGCGGGGGCGCGAGTACGCCCTGCCCGAGGACGTGCGCGACTTGGCGCCGGAGGTGCTGCGTCACCGCATCATCGCGTCCTATGAGGGGCTGGCGGAGGAGCTGAAGGTCGAGGAGATGGTCAGCCGGATCATCGCCGCCGTGCCCCTGCCACGCGTCCACCTGGGCGACCCGCACGGCTCGCCCCCGAACGGCCTGGTGCGGGATGACCTGGCTTAG
- a CDS encoding DUF58 domain-containing protein: protein MELPAELLRRLEFKVVRRLDGFLFGDYRGVFYGPSLDLAEVREYQPGDEVRRIDWNVTARSGRLHVRQYREERELTTWLLVDTSASMNFGTRRTLKRELAREFAGVAALIIARHGDRLGAITFGAAAGMAPPRRGRAQALAVMTLLSRPAAPERADTAPPETGIATLEAALTRAGRLLRRRSLVFVVSDFLDAGPRAEEGRPDGWAGALGRLAQRHDVVAVRVSDPAERTLPDVGGLRVRDPETGEELWLDTSSPDVRAAHARLVGERDVALRRALRAAQVDLLDLDTGRDPVGPLLRFAAARRRQVP from the coding sequence ATGGAACTGCCGGCCGAGCTGCTGCGGCGCCTGGAATTCAAGGTGGTGCGCCGCCTGGACGGGTTCCTGTTCGGCGACTACCGGGGGGTGTTCTACGGCCCCAGCCTGGATCTGGCCGAGGTGCGCGAGTATCAGCCTGGCGACGAGGTGCGCCGCATCGACTGGAACGTCACGGCGCGCAGCGGCCGGCTGCACGTGCGGCAGTACCGCGAGGAACGCGAACTCACCACCTGGCTGCTGGTGGACACCTCGGCCTCCATGAACTTCGGCACCCGCCGCACGCTCAAGCGGGAGCTGGCGCGCGAATTCGCCGGAGTCGCGGCGCTGATCATCGCCCGCCACGGCGACCGGCTGGGGGCCATCACCTTCGGCGCGGCCGCCGGCATGGCGCCCCCCCGCCGGGGCCGCGCTCAGGCCCTGGCCGTCATGACCCTGCTGTCGCGCCCGGCCGCTCCGGAGCGTGCCGACACTGCTCCCCCAGAGACAGGGATCGCCACGCTGGAGGCCGCCCTGACCCGCGCCGGCCGGCTGCTGCGCCGCCGCTCGCTGGTGTTCGTGGTCTCGGACTTTCTGGACGCCGGGCCACGCGCGGAAGAGGGTCGCCCGGACGGCTGGGCGGGCGCCCTGGGGCGGCTGGCGCAGCGGCATGATGTGGTGGCCGTGCGGGTCTCCGACCCGGCCGAGAGGACGCTTCCCGACGTGGGCGGCCTGCGGGTGCGCGACCCGGAGACGGGTGAGGAACTCTGGCTGGACACCTCCAGCCCGGACGTGCGGGCCGCGCATGCCCGGCTGGTGGGCGAGCGAGACGTGGCGCTGCGCCGCGCCCTGCGGGCGGCGCAGGTGGATCTGCTCGACCTGGACACCGGGCGTGACCCGGTGGGGCCGCTGCTGCGCTTCGCGGCGGCGCGCCGGAGGCAGGTGCCGTGA